A single genomic interval of Electrophorus electricus isolate fEleEle1 chromosome 2, fEleEle1.pri, whole genome shotgun sequence harbors:
- the lacc1 gene encoding purine nucleoside phosphorylase LACC1 gives MAKVILVDLVHPNCSQYSLCLDARISRLCTFVGTGAGEPVYVLLGQRAASAAESPSATEAPLLENLRRLNRHVHVLTGSSEAAAVYSFKRAVDQLDATVIDVVSSGPRQAGLRVYQERLFTARYNFQYSRGFESAPCPSGEPPLTCTQLAAIGEQIDTFLQHLPAVKGDITILKSSMISDCFSHGFTTRKGGISYINTLTSLNLFSSCRRRDSPAEVSENLRRLGLRAGFLPHQLHLPKVNHASDVWVMSKAAPDSYDGIVTNQTGVVIAAPGADCMPLLFTDPVRKVIGVAHAGWKGTLLGIAMATVKAMVLHFGSELTNVVAVIGPSVGPCCFTLDQDSARQFLAIHPACVRDVESPRPRVDIRLTTRVLLERGGVLPQHIHDDSVTNRPSVTLCTACHPDTFYSHVRDGLDFGTQIGFLQIRESSECSY, from the exons ATGGCTAAGGTCATTCTGGTGGACCTCGTGCACCCCAACTGCTCGCAGTACAGCCTGTGTCTAGACGCGCGCATTAGCCGGTTATGCACGTTCGTCGGAACGGGCGCAGGCGAGCCGGTGTACGTCCTGCTTGGGCAGCGCGCCGCCTCCGCCGCGGAGAGCCCGAGCGCCACTGAGGCGCCTCTTCTGGAGAACCTGCGCCGTCTAAACAGGCACGTACATGTTCTCACCGGCAGCAGTGAAGCCGCGGCCGTTTACTCGTTCAAACGAGCTGTGGACCAGCTGGACGCGACAGTTATCGACGTGGTGAGTTCAGGCCCGAGGCAGGCGGGGCTGCGCGTGTACCAGGAGCGCCTGTTCACAGCGCGCTACAACTTCCAGTACAGCCGCGGCTTCGAGAGCGCGCCGTGCCCGAGCGGAGAGCCTCCTCTCACCTGCACGCAGCTCGCTGCTATCGGGGAGCAAATTGACACCTTTCTCCAACACCTCCCAGCTGTCAAAGGAGACATCACCATTCTGAAATCTTCCATGATCTCGG ACTGCTTTTCTCACGGTTTCACCACGAGAAAGGGGGGAATCTCCTACATCAACACCTTAACTTCCTTAAACCTGTTCAGCAGCTGCCGGCGCCGGGACTCCCCAGCTGAGGTGTCGGAAAACCTCCGACGCCTCGGCCTGCGGGCTGGCTTCCTGCCACACCAGCTCCACCTGCCCAAG GTAAACCATGCCAGTGATGTGTGGGTAATGAGCAAGGCTGCGCCGGACAGTTACGACGGGATTGTGACCAATCAGACAGGTGTTGTCATAGCAGCACCAGGAGCGGACTGCATGCCGCTTCTGTTCACTGACCCCGTGAGGAAGGTCATTGGTGTAGCACATGCAG GCTGGAAGGGTACTCTCCTGGggattgccatggcaacagtaaAGGCCATGGTGCTGCATTTTGGCAGTGAGCTCACTAATGTGGTGGCTGTGATTGGTCCTTCTGTCGGGCCCTGCTGTTTCACTCTGGATCAAGACTCAGCAAGGCAGTTCCTGGCCATCCATCCCGCCTGTGTGAGAGACGTGGAGTCACCCAGGCCTCGCGTTGACATCAGACTCACCACCAG AGTTCTgctggagagagggggagttcTCCCACAGCACATCCATGACGACAGTGTGACCAACAGGCCCAGCGTGACCCTTTGCACAGCCTGCCACCCCGACACCTTCTACTCCCATGTTAGGGACGGCCTCGACTTTGGCACTCAGATAGGCTTCCTGCAAATCAGAGAATCCAGTGAATGCAGTTACTGA